From Triticum aestivum cultivar Chinese Spring chromosome 7B, IWGSC CS RefSeq v2.1, whole genome shotgun sequence:
ctggggatgactccaaggcccccggcaagcattGTTGGGGATGATCCCtaggccgcggccaggcccgcgctCAGCAAGGTTTCACCACTTCACCACCGCTCCAGTGCGACGATAAGCATGCCAGCTAAGCAggcgcctgtgtggcggcatgcagatctttgtggaatcCTACCACTATGCCAATACAGCAGCTGGATggccagcgtggcactacacgcctcgtcgGCCCGAACGTGTGGCGAGGCAAGGAAGAGCAGCGAAGGATGATATGGCCTCTATTGCAGTCaccaataaagcgagaggacacgtaggcaacgcattaaatgcacTTGTCCTACATTAATCGAGTGATAAGCTTGCACCACTATAGCTTGCCACCTCCTATGttccattgtggcaacccctttgtgtatagaaggaggcccaaggTGCACAGagggaggattcggacttttggacaaagcacacatcatagctagttcaaaagctcaagaacacacatataaccagATAAAGCAGGACTAGGTTATTACGCATCTTCACGGCCCGAAACTAGATAAAAATCCTATGTGCGCtaacggctcgacctgctcttcgtgcaactaatccCCCCGCCGAATGTAGAAGGGATctttgtgaccccataggtgatcggtttccccgacaCTCATGGAAAGAGGCATCGACATTGAGTTTAAGATCATCTTTGCCCAGCTTTTCCCACCTTGTCATCTGCctagtaacattttttttattttccctgACAAAAGCATTACAAAGAGCAAGGATTGAATCATCTAATGTGTTGGCGGCAGAACACTGTCATTATGAGTAGCTCTTTGGCGAATCCACCATAGATACCAACACGTTGTTGCTATGACCTCCGATGTCCTCACACCCTGTAGGCTTTGGTATTGATCATCTGAGTTATCAAGGAGTTCTTCCAACATTTGTGAACTAGATGTTTCGACGGAAAAAGCTCCCAATATTCCGTCCTCAAGCTTCAACGATTTCCATAACTGTCTTGCAGGAGTGCATTCAAACAACAGGTGCGATATATCTTCCAATCCAACATGACTTATAGGGCAAATAGCATCAGTTCCAACATGACGGTTTACCAGCACCGCTTTAACCTGAATCGTTGCATGGAGTGCTCGCCAACAGAAAATCTTTATCTTACCGGGAACTGACAACTTCCATATTTTACTCCATATACAGTTTGTACCATCTGATGAAGATGTTATTTGGTTAGCATTATTGCTAAACTCGTGTCTCCATTCCACATGGTATGCCGACCTAACTGAAAAAGTCCCTGGATGATTAAAATGCCAGGCAACAAAATCATCAAAACTATATGGACTCAAGGGTATCCCGAGGATTCTGACCGCATCCACAACAAAAAATATATCCCGATCAAAACCTCATCCCACTGCCCAGTCAAAGGATCAATTAGGTCAGAGACTTTATCAATTAAAGTGCCTCCTCTCTCTGTAACAACCTTTCTTGAAGGACTAGTTGGTACCCAAGGATCTGTCCAGATTTTTATTGATGCACCATTCCCCACCCGCCATATATAACCTCTCTTAAAAGTTTGAATTCCAGCGACTATGCTTTGCCATGTAAAAGAATACCGCCTCTTCAGACCCGCATCTAAGATATGTTGATTTGGGAAATGCTTAGCTTTCAAAATCTTAGCACAAATGGAGTCCGGGTACTCAATCAATCTCCACACTTGTTTTGATAACATAGCCAAGTTGAAAGAGTGAAAATCACGAAATCCTAAGCCTCCTTGAGATTTGGGGATACAAAGTTTCCACCAAGAAAACCGATGCATCTTTTTATTATTTTCTCCATCTCCCTACCAGAACTTTGTTATGACATCAATCATGTCTTTAGAAATTCATTTTGGTAGTTTAAATACTCCCATAGCATATACTGGAATGGCTTATGCCATAGCCTTCAACAAGGTTTCTTTACCAGCAATggatagattttttttctttccatCCATTAATTCTCTGCATAATTCTTTCCACAAGATGTTTAAAGCAATCATTTCTATCAATGCCCACAAGAGCTGGTAACCCCAAGTATTTGTCTGATAGTGCTTCATTGCCAATATTTAGGTGCAAACATATATTAGCTCTCATATCCACATCAGTGTTTGGGCTAAAAAAATACTACACTTTGCAAAACTCACCATTTGCCCTGAATTTGCACAATAAGTATCAAGTACCTGTTGTAAGGAAGTTGCATTATTCATATCAGCCTTCATGAGAATAAGGGAATCATCAGCAAATAAGAGGTGTGAAACTGATGGTGCATTTCTGTACACCCTGATCCCATCGATGCCACCAACTTCTTCTTCGTACACTAGTAAACTAGATAGTGCCTCTGAACATAACAAAAACAGGTAAGGTGATAAAGGGTCTCCTTGTCAGAGGCCTCTAGAAGGGATGAACACTTCTGTTTCTTGATAATTATATCTGATATTGTATTTTTACCGAAGAAACACAACTCATAATAAGATCTACCCATAGCTCATAAACCCAATTTTAACATCATTTCTCTCAAGAACTTCCATTCAACTCTATCGTAAGCCTTATGCATGTCCAGCTTCACTGCACACCAACCACTCTTTCCCTTCTTTTTGTTCTTAATAGTATGAATACACTCATAAGCAACCAAGACATTATCTGTAATGAATCTACCGGGAACAAAAGCACTCTGAGTGGGAGCAAAAATATCCAGCAGAATAGATTTCAACCTACTAGATAGCATCTTGAAACTAATCATGTATACCACATAGCATAAACTAATAGGGCGATACTGAGATATTGATTCAGGTGTATCCACTTTTGGTATTAGAacaatatttttattattttatccaTCTGGGATTTGCCTATGCTGGATAGCAGAAAGTACCTCCAAAGTAATCTCTTCACCAACAAGGTGCCAACACCGCTTGAAGAAAATTGCATGTAACCCATTAGGACCAGGTGCCTTTAGGTCACCAATACTAAAAGCAGCTTGCTTAACATCTTCAGTAGTAAACGGTTTCATTAGATGCTCATTCATGATATCATTTAGTTTTGGCACTATTTTATCCAGAACCACAGGGTCTACTGCATCTACTTGAAAGGTAAATAGATTAGTAAAATAATCTTGAATATGAGGGTTCAAATCATTTGTACCTTCCAACTAGACCCCTTGGTCATTTTTCAGCCTCTTTATAAAAAAATTCTTCCTCCCTTTGATGCAAAACCCTGAAAAAACTGAGTATTCCtatctgaaaggatcgagaagaggtgtctagagggggttgaATAGACTCTAGGcaagaaaagttgtagtttttaatttctttaagttgaagtggagttttggcacaagtttaacattcacaatacatatcaagcaagcatgcaaatagtatatgaggagcagaaagtaaagcatgcaaattgcaagaatgtaaagggatgggattggagtgtgcaaacgcaatttggagacatggagatttttgagccgtggttccgataggtggtgctatcgtacatccacgttgatggagacttcaacccacgaagggtaacggttgcgtgagtccacggagggctccacccatgaagggtccacgaagaagcaaccttgtctatcccaccatggtcgtcgcccacaaaggacttgcctcactaggggtagatcttcacgaattaggTGATCTCcctgcccgtacaaactccttggttcaactccacaatcttgtcggaggctcccaagtgacacctagccaatctaggagacaccactctccaagaagtaacaaatggtgtgttgatgatgaactccttgctcttgtgcttcaaatgatagtctccccaacactcaactctctctcacaggatttggatttggtggaaagaagatttgagtggaaagcaacttggggaaggctagagatcaagatttatgtggtaggaatggtacatcttgacctcaacacaagtgtaggtggttctctctcagaaaatatatgctggaagtgtaggcacgttctgatggctccctccacgaatgaagagtgtgtggaggggtatatatagcctccacaaaaaatctagccgttacacacaacttaccaaactcggtgggaccgaatcgtgaaactcggtcggaccgatttaggaaataatgtgaccgttaggattttcagtgggaccaacatgtcatctcggtgggaccgatatggttagggttagggcataatgtaatctcggtgggaccaattacacaaactcggtgagaccgattttggtaattgacAAATAGatggttggtcaggcaaactcggtgggactgattcgctcatctcacttagaccgaaatgttacgaagaagaacagagagtttgcattgtaatctcggtaggaccggttacacaaactcagttggaccgattttggtaatggacatacatagagagattacaatctcatctcggtgaggccgagatccctatcggtgagaccgaaaagattagggttttgtggcagtggctatgacatctgaactcggtggcgccggatggaaagattcggtaggtccgagtttgacttttggtttgggacatatgtggatgtgagaaagtagttgagggctttggagcatatcactaagcactttgagaaagcaagccattaagcaacacttcatcccctcttgatagtattggcttttcctatagactcaatgtgatcttggatcactaaaattaaaatgtagagtcttgtgctttgagcttgagccaatccttttgtccttagcatcttgaagggattccacatcctctagtccatgccactccattgttgaacttatctgaaacatactaggtaaaagtattagtccaacaagagatatgttgacataaattaccaaaatcacccagggagcacttgtgctttcactatcTCCTTTTTTTTCACCAAGTCACCCGGGACCTCTTCTTGTAATGTGTCTCTTATTGTTGAAGCAACTCTTCAATTTCATGCATCACACTCCGATAATACTAAACACATGGAGGATGCGGGCAATAGCCTCTTCAAACTAACTGTCCCCCTCATCTTGAATTTCACGTGGGTGGGCCCTTCTCTCTCCCCTATTTCCAATTGTATACCTACACGTCAACCAGTCCATTAGATCCATCGGAAACCCCCTTATGTCTAGCATTACTCCATGCACTCTTCCAAAAGTCGTACAAAAATGCATACATGCAGTAAGTAAGTTGTAATCACAAAATCACTTTTTAGATCTTGGTTAATGGAAAAACTAGTGCACTTACGCTATTAGTGTGTTATATCGTGCTATAGCATGCTATTAGTGAGATACTATTGTATACTGATTTATTTATGAGACACTGCTCAGAGCGTTATGGATGCGTTTGGTTGCTCGCATTAAGCCCAGCCAAGCCCGCCTAGGAAGAAAACGGGGTGTTTGGTTGTCTAGCCCGCATCAGAATCTTGGACCATATGAACCGACAATTTCCAGTGAGCCGGGCTCGAGCGATGCAGGGGAGGGGAACGCGACGCTGACCTCTTATGAGCACGGAGATGGTGGAACCTCGCGCGCATCTCCAAAAAAAGTTGTGGGGCGATTTTCGCGTCACTGCTAGCCAATTCGGTTATATAGCCAGGTGACCGCAACAGAAAAACTCCCgccaccccccacccccccgctCGATCTTTCCCTCTGTCACGGTTCCACATCGACGACGAGGTAAGCTGCGCAACTGCTCAGGCGATCAGTTAATGGCGGCAGCAAGTCGATTGCTCCTTTTCTCCGATGTGTTCAGCACCTCCTCCACGACTCCTCCAATGGCGTCTGTGAGTTTAATGACCCCACCTCTCTACTAGTTCTAGCTAGATCTGTGAGCATGTGGTAGGGTTAGATCTTCCGATGTGTGAATCTGATGTTCTAGTAGCAAGTTGTGATGGATTTGAAGCATGCTAGGAGTTGTTTCCATGCCGGCAAGGATTGATAGCTAGTGGTCATGGATGGATTGGTAGTATGCTTTGATGTGTGTTATGCTAGCGTGAAAGTATTTGGTTGTGTTGTGCTGAACTAGATAATCCATGTGTGCATGTGGTAGTGCCAGTTCGATCTGCCCATGTTTACTGGTAGTTCCTACTGTCGATGTGTAGTGTGTTCTGGTCTTGATGACGCTTACGTTTGTAGAAGATGCACACAAAAGAGTTTAATTAGGTCATCGTCCTATCCGATAGCCAATTTCCGGCGTCTTATGTCGAGGACTCCCAGCCTCGCATCAAGCAGATGCCTCCTGATTCAGACGTTTTCAAGGTGCCCGCTATGGTTCCTCCATTTGTGCTGGCTCAGCCCAATGTTGCAGCTCATGCCATCGAACAAACGGCAGCCTCAAAGGTGCAGAAGGATGGTAGGGGAACAACATGAAGTGGCAACCTTTCTTGTCAATGTTCGTGCTTAACAAGATATGTGAGATCCTAGCTAGTAGGGtgaggactgacaagggcttcaaggaggttcACTTGAACGTTGTTGCAAAGCAGGTGTTCGAGTTTTGTTATAGGAGGTCAGCTCGACCTAGGTTTACAACCACCTCAGGAAGTGTAAACAGAGGTGGATCACCGTGCCCAAGCTCAGATACCTGAGCGATGCTTCATGGGATGAGGGCACCTGCTCCATCCTTTTGGAGGCAGAGCACTACTAAGGCCACATCGCTGTTAACTCACAAACCATTCCATTCTAACTAACCAGTTTTTTAAGCCTATGAACCTTTGTCATTCTAAGTAACCACTATGTCATGTTTCTTTCTTAGGCTCACCCCAAGGATGCAGAGTCCCTCAACACACCCATCCAGAACTACCACCAGATGCAGCTGATCTTTTCCTTCGGGATGGAAACCGGCAAGCATGCCCTGGGCTCCGATCAGCCGCTAGGCTCACCTATGCCCGAGTATCCAGACACCCAGACACCCAAGGATGGTGAGCACGTTCCAGTGCTTGATAGGAAGAGCAAGAGGGGAGCCTTGATGGAGGACGAGATGACCGTCTTCAGCAGCATGACTCGGGCAGTGAAGAAGGTGGCCACTGTCATCAGGGGGAGCAAGTCGGTCGACGTACACCCTGACCTCTATGGCGTTGTCATGGACCAAGGTTGCTTCAGCTCAGAGGCTCTCGGGCATAGGTGAGCCTAGCGGCTGACCGGAGCCACCTGCTGGACAACAAAGCCCATGGTGTTGGGTTTGTTGCCATGGGAGACACCCACAGGGTGCTCTGGCTGAGGACCTGACTGGGAAAGCACTACTACTAGTGTTGCTTCTAGTGGTGGCGATGGTGTGCATGATCCTCGACGGCGATGGTGATGGCGACaaggacgacgatgacgatgacgacgtatattttgtgtagctagggcttGAAAACTATTTGATGGTCTGTGTATTTTAGTGAGGTGGTGTATACTGACCCCTCAAGGTGATAATGAAGCTGCGATGGTAGGATTACACCCTcctttggatgtggtggtaggatgacaccatattagtgctaggttgaacttgttatgttgtatgatcatgcatgcttactATTGCTCTTCTGCTCCGTTGCTTGTTGTTTCAACTATTGATCTTGTGCACTGCTAGTACAAGTGGTATcgttgttcatcaggagggctccAGGGATTTATAGTTCATGAGAAGCTTGCAATAAACAAGCTTTAGGATACAAGCACAACAACCACAGAGGGTTTAAGAGTAGGCAGGCGCCAGAAGATGCTTACTCCAAATTTGTGCGAATGCAGACATGCAGCAGTGTTGAAGTTGGCAAGGTGTATCGTCAGTTGGGCTGAAGAAATTCATCATCTTCATCCAGTTCATCGCCATTGCAGTGTTGTGGCATTGGTGTGTGCGGTGTGATCGTGTGTAAGATGTAATAGTAGTAGGTAAGCTCGTCAAGTAGGGTACAAGGTAATCAGAACTCAATACTCGCATGCAACCAAACAACGTGCACTCGTATGAGCACAAACGATGCGAGCAACCAAACACATTCATAGAGGCGTTGCTACGATGCAAGAAGAGGATATGTTGACAACCAATGAACATATAGATGATGGGCTTTTTGCCTGCATATGCTTAACCAGGCCCTAATGGGACAAGTATGCAAAGTACGTAAAATTGATGCGAGAAATCCAACACCTTCTATATCGTGATACTATTAACGTGCTATATCGTGCCTATTTTTTGATCTTGGCCCAATCATATGGCTGCATGCATACCACTCCATTGTGTTTATATATAGGCACGGGGCCTGGTGGCACTTGCACAGATGTAAACAAGGACAAGTTCCTGTCCAAAATGGTACCGGTCATAGTCCTAGTGCTCGTTGCATCGCCACTCTTGTTGCTGGCCAATGCTGTATGGATCACCGCCTCATGCTACTACCTCACGCCGGCGAGGATCCGGAGGATCTTGTCCAGACAAGGCGTCCACGGCCCCACGCCACGCCTTCTCGTCGGTAACCTCCATGACGTCTCCGCCCTGGTCGCCGAGTCCACCGCCGGGGACATGGGCTCTCTCAGCCACAATATCGTCGGCCGCCTCCTGCCGCACTACGTTCTCTGGTCCAAGAAGTTCGGTCAGTGGGCCACGTATGTTAATCGCGTCGCTGGCCGGCCATGACCCGCCTGCCAAGTCTGACCGGAGCTCGGTTTTTCCTATCTGCAGGGAGGTTGTTCGTCTACTGGTACGGGAGCGAGCCACGGGTGTGCGTGACGGACGCCGTCATGGTGCGGGAGCTGCTCTCGTCGAAGCATGCGCACGTGACCGGCAAATCGTGGCTGCAGCGGCAGGGCGCCAAGCACTTCATCGGCCGTGGCCTGCTCATGGCGAACGGTGCCACCTGGTCGCACCAGCGCCACGTCGTTGCCCCCGCCTTCATGGCTGACAAGCTCAAGGGCAGGGTCGGGCACATGGTGGAGTGCACGCGGCAGACGGTGCGAGCGCTgcaggaggcggtggcgcggggcggaAACGAGGTGGAGATGAGCGCGCACATgacgaggctcgccggcgacgtcaTCGCGCGCACCGAGTTCGACACCAGCTACGAGACCGGCAAGCGCATCTTCCACCTAATTGAGGAGCTTCAGCGGCTCACCGCACGCTCCAGCCGCTACCTCTGGGTCCCCGGTAGCCAGTGAGTCATCAATCAAACATCACCTCACCACAAATTATTTATTCATTTTTGAAAATATCTAAGTGCATTTTCATGGTGATCCTGCATTCCTTTTCTCTGTCGTGGTTTaaagtagtactcccttcgtttttatttactctgcatattagagttgactgaagtcaaactttataaagtttgaccaagtttatagaaaacaatatagacatttatcataataaatttaTACAATGTGAAAGTACATTTAATAATAAATTTAAtattgttgatttgttattgtatatcttaatatttttgtatataaacttggttaaagtttgtaaagtttgactctgaccaaagctaatatgcgaactaaataaaaacaaagggagtactaCGGTTTTTTTTAGGTATTTTCCGAGCAAGTACAGAAGAGAGATGAAACGGCTGAACGGGGAGCTAGAGCAGGTGCTCAAGGAGTCGATCCAGCGCAACCGCGAGATCGCCGACGAGGGGCGGAGGCCGTCAGCAGAGGCGTGCAGCCGGGGGCTCCTCGGGATGCTCCTGGCCGAGATGGAGAAGAAGGAGAACGCGTTCGGCCACGGCGAGCTGGGGTACGATGCCCAGACGATCATTGACGAGTGCAAGACCTTCTTCTTCGCCGGCCACGAGACATCGGCGCTGCTCCTCACCTGGGCCATCATGCTGCTTGCCACGCACCCGGAGTGGCAGGACAAGGCTCGCGCCGAGGTTGCCCAAGTTTGTGGCCACGCTCCACCCGCCGCAGATCACCTCCCGAAGCTCGCCGTCGTAAGCCATTTGACACCGTCGAAACACATGCACTCCGGCGCCACTGTACACGTCAATGTTTAACACGTGGATGCGTGTGCAGCTGCAGATGGTGATCAACGAGACGCTGCGCCTGTACCCGCCGGCGACGCTGCTGCCGAGGATGGCCTTCGAGGACATCACGCTCGGCGGCGAGCTGCGGGTGCCGAGGGGCGCGTCGGTGTGGATTCCCTTGCTGGCCATCCACCACGACGAGGCCGTGTGGGGCGCGGACGCGCACGAGTTCAGGCCGGACAGGTTCGCGCCCGGCCGCGCCCGGCCAGGAGCGGGTCGGTTCCTGCCCTTCGCGGCCGGGCCACGCAACTGCGTCGGGCAGGCGTACGCCATGGTGGAGGCCAAGATCGTGCTGGCCATGCTGCTCGCGAGCTTCCGCTTCGGTATCTCTGACGAGTACCGCCACGCGCCGGTGAACGTCCTCACCCTCCGGCCGCGCCACGGCGTCCCCGTGCGCCTGCTGCCGCTGCGAAGCCTGTAGGCCGGCTTGGGTTTGGGGCTTTTGGCAGCGTACTCGCAATTTTGAGTGTTTTATTTTTTGCATTTCTTTTTTGTAGAGAGAAATTTCGTGCTTCGATTCGGAATGAAAGTCTGTAGTATCTATGTAGAAAGTGGCGGAGGACGAAAAAATACTTGAGGTGGGGTGGACTCACAGGCTGATGTGGAGCAAACTAaatttttttttcgagagtacgccaatagCGTACCGTATTTTTATAGAAGGGAGAAAAAGTTTTACAAGAGACGAGCAATCAATGCGAACATCGATCACCCAAGCACCCACTCACACCTACGGTAGATCAATCGTGATCTCTCACAAAACGTTCTAATCCACCCACTCCAACACCTGCAATATGCCAATCACGAATCTCCTCAAGGATGGCTCTAGCTAACTCATTGTAGTCCTTAACCTGTTCCGATCTGTTGAAAACTTTAGCGTTTCTCTGTTTCCATAGCGACCAAGCCGCAGCAATTATGAGTGAATCGAAACCTCGCTTTTGCTTCCCATGGAATCCAGCTCGTGTCCTTAGCCACCAGTCGACAAAAGTATCCGTGCTGCTGGGGTGGGGTATGTCAATTTCCAGGGTGTCCAAGCACTTATGCCACACTTGTCTAGCATAGACACATTGCACCAAGATGTGCTCAGCCGTGTCCTCATCCTGCAAACAAGTATAGCATGGCGATGGGTTATCTTGCAGGCCATGGCGTACCCGTCTGTCCGATGTCCACAATCGATGCTGCACCGCAAGCCAGGTAAAGATTTTGCACTTTAATGGCGCCCAGCTACACCAAATCGCCACAGCTGTAGGTGATACGATCGTACCCTGGTTGAGCCTCATGTAGGTGGATCTCGCCGTGTATAAACCTGATGGATCATGCGGCCAAGAGAACGTGTCCTCCAGCAGCTCATCTCTCGGCACTGTCGCAATGGCATGTCTCAAATGGACTGTTTGCAGCAATGCTCCGAAGGTTGTCTGTGGTTGCACGTCGAGTGCCCACCTTTCTCCTATCAAAGCCTGGGCAACCGTGCGTGAGTTTCTGACCCTTTTCTCCACTCCCGCCACAAGCAACGGCGCTATATC
This genomic window contains:
- the LOC123160811 gene encoding cytokinin hydroxylase, with amino-acid sequence MVRELLSSKHAHVTGKSWLQRQGAKHFIGRGLLMANGATWSHQRHVVAPAFMADKLKGRVGHMVECTRQTVRALQEAVARGGNEVEMSAHMTRLAGDVIARTEFDTSYETGKRIFHLIEELQRLTARSSRYLWVPGSQYFPSKYRREMKRLNGELEQVLKESIQRNREIADEGRRPSAEACSRGLLGMLLAEMEKKENAFGHGELGYDAQTIIDECKTFFFAGHETSALLLTWAIMLLATHPEWQDKARAEVAQVCGHAPPAADHLPKLAVLQMVINETLRLYPPATLLPRMAFEDITLGGELRVPRGASVWIPLLAIHHDEAVWGADAHEFRPDRFAPGRARPGAGRFLPFAAGPRNCVGQAYAMVEAKIVLAMLLASFRFGISDEYRHAPVNVLTLRPRHGVPVRLLPLRSL